AAAACCGGATGCACGAAGCACCCGGTTTTCCTGCTTTATCGAAGCCGTTTTTAGAAGTTGGCTTTCAATGTCCAGTATTGGTTGGCATCGAAGACTTCAGTTTGAGTCCAGCAATACTCAATAGCCAAATCGGTATTGCCCAAAGCAAACTTGACGCCTGCGCCCACCGAAGCACCATACAGCCACTCATCCTGTTCGGCGTAGTTGTATCCGGCCCGCAGTGAGTACTTGCCGTCGTACACATACTCCACACCACCCTGATAGTAGTCATCAGAGAAGTTGTTTGAACGGAAGTTAGCCGAGGCCGTGGCCAGGTTTGGTCCGTCATCCAGGAAATCGTAGGCCATGCCCATATTGAGTGAGCTGGGAAGCTCAAACGGTTTGGACTCAGCCGATCCGGGACGGCCCTCCAGGTCGACATCGAAGCCACGTCCCGAGAATGACATCTGCGGACCGTAGTTCTTGATAGCCAGGCCCAGAGTGAATCCACGCCAGCGTGGATCGTACATAAACCCGATATCAAAAGCCATACCCGATGCCTGGACTTCAAAAATGTCCTCTCGGATATACATACCTGTAAGGCCCAGCGATACGTTGGAGGTCAGAACCTTGGCGTATGAAAAGCCCAGAACGGCCAGTGTGGGGGAGAAGACCCGCCCGGTACCGTTCGGGAAGTCTTCGGTCGTTTCCTCCATGTCGCCGATTGAAACCACTTTGGCCGACAGACCAATGGTGCCGAATCCGTCGATAAAAGT
This DNA window, taken from Candidatus Zixiibacteriota bacterium, encodes the following:
- a CDS encoding PorV/PorQ family protein; translated protein: MKTKYILLVLVILAVSLTSAYAGNSRRMGTAGAVELLIPIGSRGTAMGGAVVANVSGLESVFWNPAGLASLEGTEVMFTHQPYLADVDVNFGGVATFIDGFGTIGLSAKVVSIGDMEETTEDFPNGTGRVFSPTLAVLGFSYAKVLTSNVSLGLTGMYIREDIFEVQASGMAFDIGFMYDPRWRGFTLGLAIKNYGPQMSFSGRGFDVDLEGRPGSAESKPFELPSSLNMGMAYDFLDDGPNLATASANFRSNNFSDDYYQGGVEYVYDGKYSLRAGYNYAEQDEWLYGASVGAGVKFALGNTDLAIEYCWTQTEVFDANQYWTLKANF